The Danio aesculapii chromosome 8, fDanAes4.1, whole genome shotgun sequence genome window below encodes:
- the ppp2r2aa gene encoding serine/threonine-protein phosphatase 2A 55 kDa regulatory subunit B alpha isoform, whose amino-acid sequence MDGHGDGQSRWCLSQVKGAVDDDVAEADIISAVEFNHSGELLATGDRGGRIVIFQQEQENKSLPQCRAEYNVYSTFQSHEPEFDYLKSLEIEEKINKIRWLPQKNAAHFLLSTNDKTIKLWKISERDKRPEGYNLKEEDGRYRHPSSLTTLRVPVFQPMDLMVEASPRRVYANAHTYHINSISVNSDNETYLSADDLRVNLWHLDYTDRSFNIVDIKPANMEELTEVITASEFHPLQCNTFVYGSSKGSVRLCDMRASALCDQHSKLFEEPEDPSTRSFFSEIISSISDVKFSHSGRYMMTRDYLTLKIWDLHMESQPVETYQVHGYLRSKLCSLYENDCIFDKFECCWRGDDSEVMTGSYNNFFRMFEREGQRDVTLEASWENGSPGCPLKSWRVSTGSRRKRNEIGVDCLDFSRKILYTSWHPQENIVALATVNNLYLFQEKLN is encoded by the exons CTGACATCATCTCTGCGGTGGAGTTCAATCATTCTGGGGAGCTTTTGGCCACAGGAGACCGAGGTGGAAGAATAGTGATCTTCCAGCAAGAGCAAGAG AATAAGAGCCTGCCGCAGTGTCGTGCCGAGTACAACGTCTACAGCACTTTCCAGAGTCACGAGCCGGAGTTCGACTATCTGAAGAGTCTGGAAATCGAGGAAAAGATCAATAAGATCCGCTGGCTTCCTCAGAAAAATGCTGCACACTTCCTCTTGTCCACAAACG ATAAAACCATCAAGCTCTGGAAAATCAGTGAAAGGGACAAGAGGCCGGAGGGCTATAACCTCAAAGAAGAAGACGGCCGCTACAGGCATCCATCATCTCTCACAACACTACGG GTGCCAGTGTTCCAGCCGATGGATCTGATGGTGGAGGCGAGTCCACGGCgggtttatgccaatgctcacaCCTACCACATCAACTCCATCTCTGTTAACAGTGACAACGAGACCTATCTGTCTGCCGATGACCTCCGCGTCAACCTGTGGCACCTGGACTACACCGACAGAAGCTTTA ACATTGTTGATATCAAGCCGGCCAACATGGAGGAGCTGACGGAGGTGATCACAGCTTCAGAGTTTCACCCGCTACAGTGCAACACGTTTGTGTATGGAAGCAGCAAAGGCTCAGTGCGCCTGTGTGACATGAGGGCGTCCGCTCTGTGTGACCAACATTCAAAAC TGTTTGAGGAGCCCGAGGACCCCAGCACTCGGTCCTTCTTCTCTGAAATCATCTCATCCATCTCAGACGTCAAGTTCAGTCACAGCGGCCGCTACATGATGACCAGAGACTACCTGACTCTCAAGATCTGGGATCTGCACATGGAGAGCCAGCCGGTGGAAACTTACCAG GTTCACGGTTATCTCAGGAGTAAGCTGTGCTCTCTCTATGAGAACGACTGCATCTTTGATAAGTTCGAGTGCTGCTGGAGGGGCGACGATAG CGAGGTCATGACAGGCTCCTACAACAACTTCTTCCGGATGTTTGAGCGCGAGGGCCAGCGAGACGTGACTCTGGAGGCCTCGTGGGAGAACGGCTCTCCCGGCTGCCCGCTGAAGAGCTGGCGCGTGTCCACCGGCAGCCGACGCAAGAGGAACGAGATCGGCGTCGACTGTCTGGACTTCAGCCGCAAGATCCTCTACACCTCCTGGCATCCTCAGGAAAACATCGTTGCCTTAGCGACGGTCAATAACCTTTACCTTTTCCAGGAGAAACTCAATTAG